A genomic stretch from Streptomyces sp. QL37 includes:
- a CDS encoding ABC transporter ATP-binding protein, with the protein MAGPGGRMMAGPTERSMDFKGSGKRLLRRFSKEKSSLYLMLGAGTLSVALSVVGPKILGGATDLIFAGVVGRQMPDGTTKEQAIDGLRERGDGGLADMLTGVDFTPGDGIDFGAVGQVLLAALVVYVGAGLLMLVSTRLSIRVINRVVFQLREDLQTKLARLPLSYFDRQQRGEVLSRATNDIDNISQTMQQTMGQLINSLLTIVGVLIMMFWISPLLALVALVTIPLSVFVAARVGKRSQPHFVAQWKVTGRLNAHIEEMYTGHALVKVFGRQEESAKDFAEQNDALYEAGFKAQFNSGIMQPLMMFVSNLNYVLVAVVGGLRVASGALSIGDVQAFIQYSRQFSMPLTQVASMANLVQSGIASAERVFGLLDAEEQEPDPEPGERPQERRGSVSLENVSFRYDPEKPLIEDLSLSVEPGHTVAIVGPTGAGKTTLVNLLMRFYEVTGGRIVLDGVDAARMSRDELRSGIGMVLQDTWLFGGTIAENIAYGASREVTREEIEEAARAAHADRFVRTLPDGYDTVIDDEGTGVSAGEKQLITIARAFLSDPVILVLDEATSSVDTRTEVLIQKAMARLAHGRTSFVIAHRLSTIRDADVILVMENGSIVEQGTHEGLLAAEGAYARLYAAQFAEALAEVD; encoded by the coding sequence ATGGCCGGGCCGGGCGGACGGATGATGGCGGGGCCCACCGAGCGGTCCATGGACTTCAAGGGGTCCGGGAAAAGGCTCCTGAGGCGGTTCAGCAAGGAGAAGTCCTCGCTGTACCTGATGCTGGGCGCCGGAACGCTGAGCGTGGCGCTCTCCGTGGTGGGGCCCAAGATCCTGGGCGGGGCCACCGACCTGATCTTCGCGGGTGTCGTCGGGCGGCAGATGCCGGACGGCACGACGAAGGAGCAGGCCATCGACGGCCTGCGCGAGCGGGGCGACGGCGGGCTCGCCGACATGCTGACCGGGGTGGACTTCACCCCCGGTGACGGCATCGACTTCGGCGCGGTGGGCCAGGTCCTGCTGGCGGCGCTGGTGGTGTACGTCGGCGCGGGGCTGCTGATGCTGGTGTCGACCCGGCTGTCGATCCGGGTGATCAACCGGGTCGTGTTCCAGCTGCGCGAGGACCTCCAGACCAAGCTGGCGCGGCTTCCGCTGTCCTATTTCGACCGGCAGCAGCGCGGTGAGGTGCTGAGCCGGGCGACGAACGACATCGACAACATCTCGCAGACGATGCAGCAGACGATGGGCCAGCTCATCAACTCCCTGCTGACCATCGTCGGCGTGCTGATCATGATGTTCTGGATCTCGCCGCTGCTCGCCCTGGTCGCGCTGGTGACGATCCCGCTGTCCGTCTTCGTCGCGGCGCGGGTCGGCAAGCGGTCGCAGCCGCACTTCGTGGCGCAGTGGAAGGTGACGGGCAGACTCAACGCCCACATCGAGGAGATGTACACCGGGCACGCCCTGGTGAAGGTCTTCGGGCGGCAGGAGGAGTCCGCGAAGGACTTCGCCGAGCAGAACGACGCGCTGTACGAGGCCGGGTTCAAGGCCCAGTTCAACAGCGGGATCATGCAGCCGCTGATGATGTTCGTGTCGAATCTGAACTACGTGCTGGTCGCGGTCGTCGGCGGTCTGCGGGTGGCGTCGGGTGCGCTGTCGATCGGTGACGTGCAGGCCTTCATCCAGTACTCACGGCAGTTCTCGATGCCGCTGACGCAGGTCGCGTCGATGGCGAACCTGGTGCAGTCCGGCATCGCCTCCGCGGAGCGGGTCTTCGGCCTGCTGGACGCCGAGGAGCAGGAGCCCGACCCGGAGCCGGGCGAGCGGCCCCAGGAGCGGCGCGGCAGCGTCTCGCTGGAGAACGTGTCCTTCCGTTACGACCCGGAGAAGCCCCTCATCGAGGACCTCTCGCTGAGCGTGGAGCCGGGCCACACGGTCGCGATCGTCGGCCCGACCGGCGCCGGCAAGACGACGCTGGTCAACCTGCTGATGCGGTTCTACGAGGTGACGGGCGGCCGGATCGTCCTGGACGGGGTCGACGCGGCGAGGATGTCGCGTGACGAACTCCGCTCGGGCATAGGCATGGTGCTCCAGGACACCTGGCTGTTCGGCGGCACGATCGCGGAGAACATCGCCTACGGCGCCTCGCGCGAGGTCACCCGTGAGGAGATCGAGGAGGCGGCGAGGGCGGCCCACGCCGACCGCTTCGTGCGTACGCTGCCCGACGGCTACGACACGGTGATCGACGACGAGGGGACCGGGGTCAGCGCGGGCGAGAAGCAGCTGATCACCATCGCGCGGGCGTTCCTGTCCGACCCGGTGATCCTGGTGCTCGACGAGGCCACCAGCTCGGTCGACACCCGTACCGAGGTGCTGATCCAGAAGGCGATGGCGCGGCTGGCCCACGGCCGTACGAGCTTCGTGATCGCGCACCGGCTCTCCACCATCCGGGACGCGGACGTGATCCTGGTGATGGAGAACGGCTCGATCGTCGAGCAGGGCACGCACGAGGGGCTGCTGGCCGCCGAGGGGGCGTACGCCCGCCTGTACGCGGCGCAGTTCGCGGAGGCACTGGCCGAGGTCGACTGA
- the dnaG gene encoding DNA primase, giving the protein MAGRINDDDVKAVRDAVPIDAVVSEYLQLRNAGGGNLKGLCPFHDEKSPSFQVSPAKGLFHCFGCQEGGDTIAFVMKIDHLTFSETVERLAGQAGITLRYEEGGYNPSHQRGERIRLVEAHKIAADFYREQLNGPEAEIGRAFLAARGFDQDAAAHFGVGYSPAGWDHLTRYLRGKGFSDKELISSGLSQDGRRGPIDRFRGRLMWPISDTSGDIVGFGARKLRDDDNGPKYLNTPETSIYKKSQVLYGIDLAKKDIAKASRAVVVEGYTDVMACHLAGVTTAIATCGTSFGNDHIKILRRLLMDNGSARVIFTFDGDAAGQKAALRAFEDDQKFAAETYIAIAPDNMDPCDLRLAKGDDAVRDLVEPRTPLFEFALRQIVGRYDLETPAGRAAALDEAGPVVARIKNSSSQHEVAVQLAGLLGILDTQFVVKRVGQLARWARDRGERGPAQGGPSRGGPPQQQAQAPKAPPGPALNLRSPAHRTERELLKLALQKPALVSPAFDAYGADEFTAPPYAAVRQCIAEAGGAELGVAETREYLVQVLDATPDDTVRKLVTELAVEVFHGKTIDESYAGQHLVNVRLRAVDRRIDDVQSSLARLGSNVAPDHLAAAQNEVWVLQQYAQSLRSHGADAL; this is encoded by the coding sequence GTGGCAGGCAGGATCAATGACGACGACGTGAAGGCGGTCCGGGACGCGGTCCCGATCGACGCCGTCGTGTCCGAGTACCTTCAGCTGCGCAACGCGGGTGGCGGAAACCTCAAGGGCCTCTGCCCCTTCCACGACGAGAAGTCCCCCTCCTTCCAGGTGAGCCCGGCCAAGGGCCTGTTCCACTGCTTCGGCTGCCAGGAGGGCGGCGACACGATCGCCTTCGTGATGAAGATCGATCACCTCACCTTCTCCGAGACGGTCGAACGTCTGGCCGGCCAGGCGGGCATCACCCTGCGGTACGAGGAGGGCGGCTACAACCCCTCCCACCAGCGCGGCGAGCGCATCCGCCTGGTCGAGGCCCACAAGATCGCCGCGGATTTCTACCGCGAGCAGCTGAACGGCCCGGAGGCGGAGATCGGCCGGGCCTTCCTCGCCGCGCGCGGCTTCGACCAGGACGCGGCGGCCCACTTCGGCGTCGGCTACAGCCCCGCGGGCTGGGACCACCTCACCCGCTATCTGCGCGGCAAGGGCTTCAGCGACAAGGAGCTCATCAGCTCCGGTCTCTCCCAGGACGGCCGCCGCGGCCCCATCGACCGCTTCCGCGGCCGGCTGATGTGGCCGATCAGCGACACCTCGGGCGACATCGTCGGCTTCGGCGCCCGCAAGCTCCGCGACGACGACAACGGCCCGAAGTACCTCAACACCCCCGAGACCTCGATCTACAAGAAGTCCCAGGTGCTGTACGGCATCGACCTGGCCAAGAAGGACATCGCCAAGGCCAGCCGCGCCGTGGTCGTCGAGGGCTACACCGACGTCATGGCCTGCCACCTCGCCGGGGTCACCACCGCGATCGCCACCTGCGGCACCTCGTTCGGCAACGACCACATCAAGATCCTCCGACGGCTCCTGATGGACAACGGCAGCGCCCGGGTCATCTTCACCTTCGACGGCGACGCCGCGGGCCAGAAGGCCGCCCTGCGCGCCTTCGAGGACGACCAGAAGTTCGCCGCCGAGACGTACATCGCGATCGCCCCGGACAACATGGACCCGTGCGACCTGCGGCTCGCCAAGGGTGACGACGCCGTCCGGGACCTGGTCGAGCCCCGCACCCCGCTCTTCGAATTCGCGCTCCGCCAGATCGTCGGCCGGTACGACCTGGAGACCCCGGCCGGCCGGGCCGCCGCGCTCGACGAGGCGGGGCCCGTGGTCGCCCGCATCAAGAACAGCTCCTCGCAGCACGAGGTCGCCGTCCAGCTGGCCGGCCTGCTGGGCATCCTGGACACCCAGTTCGTGGTCAAGCGCGTCGGGCAGCTCGCCCGCTGGGCCCGCGACCGGGGCGAGCGAGGGCCCGCCCAGGGCGGCCCCTCCCGGGGCGGCCCCCCACAGCAGCAGGCGCAGGCCCCGAAGGCACCGCCGGGGCCCGCGCTCAACCTCCGCAGCCCCGCGCACCGCACCGAGCGCGAGCTGCTCAAGCTCGCTCTGCAGAAGCCCGCCCTGGTCTCCCCGGCGTTCGACGCCTACGGAGCCGACGAGTTCACCGCCCCGCCCTACGCCGCTGTGCGCCAGTGCATCGCGGAGGCGGGCGGCGCGGAGCTGGGCGTCGCCGAGACCCGTGAATACCTGGTCCAGGTGCTCGACGCGACCCCCGACGACACGGTGCGCAAGCTCGTCACCGAGCTCGCGGTCGAGGTCTTCCACGGCAAGACCATCGACGAGTCGTACGCGGGTCAGCACCTCGTCAATGTCCGCCTCCGCGCGGTCGACCGCAGGATCGACGACGTACAGAGCAGCCTCGCCCGGCTCGGCAGCAATGTCGCCCCGGACCACCTGGCCGCCGCGCAGAACGAGGTCTGGGTCCTCCAGCAGTACGCACAGTCGCTGCGGAGCCACGGCGCCGACGCCCTCTGA
- a CDS encoding FAD-dependent oxidoreductase has protein sequence MVDAHRTFVIIGGGLAGAKAAETLRAEGFSGRVILIGDERDHPYERPPLSKGYLLGKDERDSVFVHETAWYAGADIELHLGQVVTSIDRAGRSVQLGDNTVVHYDKLLLATGAEPRRLDIPGTDLAGVHHLRRLAHSDRLRNVLAALGRDNGHLVIAGAGWIGLEVAAAARGYGAEVTVVAPSPTPLHHVVGPEVGQIFTDLHAEHGVRFHFGARLTEITGQDGLVLAARTDDGEEHPAHDVLAAIGAAPRTSLAEAAGLDMAGRAEGGGVVVDASLRTSDPHIYAAGDIASVDHPLFGGRLRVEHWANALNSGPAAAKAMLGQDVSYGPVPYFFSDQYDLGLEYSGWAPPGSYDQVVIRGDAGKREFIAFWLKDRRVLAGMNVNVWDVTEGIQKLIKAARAVDPDALGDPSVPLESLL, from the coding sequence GTGGTCGACGCACATCGGACGTTCGTCATCATCGGCGGAGGGCTCGCCGGAGCGAAGGCGGCGGAGACACTCCGGGCGGAGGGCTTCAGCGGCCGGGTGATCCTCATCGGGGACGAGCGCGACCACCCGTACGAAAGGCCGCCCCTGTCCAAGGGATACCTGCTGGGCAAGGACGAGCGGGACTCCGTGTTCGTCCATGAGACGGCCTGGTACGCGGGCGCGGACATCGAGCTCCACCTCGGCCAGGTGGTCACCTCCATCGACCGGGCCGGCCGATCCGTGCAGCTCGGCGACAACACGGTCGTCCACTACGACAAGCTGCTGCTGGCCACCGGCGCGGAGCCCCGCCGTCTCGACATCCCGGGCACCGATCTGGCCGGCGTCCACCACCTGCGCCGTCTGGCCCACTCCGACCGGCTGCGCAACGTCCTCGCGGCCCTCGGGCGCGACAACGGCCATCTGGTGATCGCCGGAGCCGGCTGGATCGGCCTGGAGGTCGCCGCGGCGGCCCGCGGTTACGGCGCCGAGGTCACCGTCGTCGCGCCCTCGCCGACCCCGCTGCACCACGTCGTCGGCCCGGAGGTCGGCCAGATCTTCACCGATCTGCACGCCGAGCACGGCGTCCGTTTCCACTTCGGCGCCCGCCTCACCGAGATCACCGGACAGGACGGCCTGGTCCTGGCGGCCCGTACCGACGACGGCGAGGAGCACCCCGCCCACGACGTGCTCGCCGCCATCGGCGCGGCCCCGCGCACCTCGCTCGCCGAGGCCGCCGGGCTCGACATGGCGGGCCGGGCCGAGGGCGGCGGCGTCGTCGTCGACGCCTCCCTGCGCACCTCCGACCCGCACATCTACGCGGCCGGGGACATCGCGTCCGTGGACCATCCGCTCTTCGGCGGCCGGCTGCGCGTGGAGCACTGGGCGAACGCCCTGAACAGCGGACCGGCCGCCGCGAAGGCCATGCTCGGCCAGGACGTGTCGTACGGTCCGGTGCCGTACTTCTTCTCCGACCAGTACGACCTCGGCCTGGAGTACTCCGGCTGGGCCCCGCCCGGTTCGTACGACCAGGTCGTCATCCGGGGCGACGCCGGCAAGCGCGAGTTCATCGCCTTCTGGCTGAAGGACCGCCGGGTCCTCGCCGGGATGAACGTCAATGTGTGGGACGTCACCGAAGGCATCCAGAAGCTGATCAAGGCCGCCCGGGCGGTCGACCCGGACGCCCTGGGCGACCCCTCGGTGCCCCTGGAATCGCTGCTCTGA
- a CDS encoding deoxyguanosinetriphosphate triphosphohydrolase — MDGTHDPRDTPYGTADTERWDTEPDKRPGRTAFQRDRARVLHSAALRRLAGKTQVVTPGTRGLAWDASPRTRLTHSLECAQVGRELGAALGCDPDLVEAACLSHDMGHPPFGHNGEQALNDFASDCGGFEGNAQSLRLLTRLEPKRFVRDPRSGGLVSVGLNLTRAALDAATKYPWPRGAHPTDPDSPKFGVYEDDLPVFAWAREGAPEDGRCFEAQVMDWSDDVAYSVHDFEDGLHAGHIDPGCLFSEPERAEIWGVAIGRYVPAGTDPQELADALDRLTAQEWWPHGYDGTAVAQARLKDATSQLIGRFCLAAEAATHSTYGPGRLGRYGAELIVPREARNECAVLKAVADRYVMQRAEQEAIRADQRIIIAELAAALTARAPEGLEPQFRALYEAAADDRARKRVLVDQIAALTDASARSLHGTLTGVGQTGP, encoded by the coding sequence ATGGACGGTACGCACGACCCCAGGGACACGCCCTACGGCACCGCTGACACCGAGCGCTGGGACACCGAGCCCGACAAACGGCCCGGACGTACGGCCTTCCAGCGCGACCGCGCCAGGGTGCTCCACTCCGCCGCCCTGCGCAGGCTCGCCGGCAAGACCCAGGTCGTCACGCCCGGCACCCGCGGCCTGGCCTGGGACGCCAGCCCCCGCACCCGGCTCACCCACTCCCTGGAGTGCGCCCAGGTCGGCCGGGAGCTCGGCGCCGCGCTCGGCTGCGACCCCGACCTCGTGGAGGCGGCCTGCCTCTCCCACGACATGGGCCACCCGCCCTTCGGGCACAACGGCGAACAGGCGCTCAACGACTTCGCGTCGGACTGCGGCGGCTTCGAGGGCAACGCGCAGTCGCTGCGCCTGCTGACCCGCCTCGAACCCAAGCGCTTCGTCCGCGATCCCCGCAGCGGAGGGCTCGTCAGCGTAGGGCTCAATCTGACCCGCGCGGCCCTGGACGCCGCCACGAAGTACCCCTGGCCCCGGGGCGCGCACCCCACCGACCCCGACTCCCCGAAGTTCGGGGTGTACGAGGACGACCTGCCGGTCTTCGCCTGGGCCCGCGAGGGCGCGCCCGAGGACGGCAGATGCTTCGAGGCCCAGGTCATGGACTGGTCCGACGACGTCGCCTACTCGGTGCACGACTTCGAGGACGGACTGCACGCCGGACACATCGACCCCGGCTGCCTCTTCTCCGAGCCGGAGCGCGCGGAGATCTGGGGCGTCGCCATCGGGCGGTACGTCCCGGCGGGCACCGACCCCCAGGAGCTCGCCGACGCCCTCGACCGGCTCACCGCCCAGGAGTGGTGGCCGCACGGCTACGACGGCACGGCGGTCGCCCAGGCCCGGCTGAAGGACGCGACGAGCCAGCTCATCGGCAGGTTCTGCCTCGCCGCCGAGGCCGCGACCCACTCCACGTACGGGCCCGGCCGGCTCGGCAGGTACGGCGCCGAGCTGATCGTCCCGCGCGAGGCGCGCAACGAGTGCGCCGTGCTCAAGGCCGTCGCGGACCGTTACGTCATGCAACGCGCCGAGCAGGAGGCCATCCGCGCCGATCAGCGGATCATCATCGCCGAGCTCGCCGCCGCGCTCACCGCCCGCGCGCCCGAAGGACTCGAACCGCAGTTCCGCGCCCTGTACGAGGCGGCCGCCGACGACCGGGCCCGCAAGAGGGTCCTCGTGGACCAGATCGCCGCACTGACGGACGCCTCCGCGCGGTCCCTTCACGGAACACTCACGGGCGTTGGGCAGACTGGACCCTGA
- a CDS encoding sirohydrochlorin chelatase translates to MTETASEHPRESLPLDSTAQLLTRITAQLGTQLSLVSPNGTRRPMHRIRRSAPTLVAVAHGSRDPRALHTVLELLDRVRELRPALDVRLGHIELNEPLLPDTLDGIGRGDAVLVPLLLGRGHHVRHDLPLAAAAAGHLRTRVAAPLGPHPLLVEALYERLAEAGWRDEDGTSRDAAVVLAAAGSRDPDSDVDARRTAAMLSDRLGGVPVVPAYASAATPDVPTALRALAARGRHRVALASYFTAPGRFATVSAAAAPGIAAAPLGAHPAMARLLLHRYDRALTGTAPAHAPLAQPHLLATA, encoded by the coding sequence ATGACGGAGACGGCATCGGAACACCCTCGTGAGTCCCTGCCCCTCGACAGCACGGCGCAACTCCTGACCCGTATCACCGCCCAGCTCGGAACCCAGCTCAGCCTCGTCTCCCCGAACGGAACCCGCAGGCCCATGCACCGCATCCGGAGATCCGCCCCCACCCTGGTCGCCGTCGCGCACGGCAGCCGGGACCCGCGGGCCCTGCACACCGTCCTGGAACTCCTGGACCGGGTACGGGAGCTGCGGCCCGCCCTCGACGTCCGGCTCGGCCACATCGAGCTGAACGAGCCCCTGCTGCCGGACACACTGGACGGCATCGGGCGGGGTGACGCCGTGCTCGTGCCCCTGCTGCTCGGCCGCGGCCACCACGTCCGGCACGACCTGCCCCTGGCCGCGGCGGCCGCGGGCCACCTCCGGACCCGTGTGGCGGCCCCGCTCGGACCGCACCCGCTGCTCGTCGAGGCCCTGTACGAGCGACTGGCCGAAGCTGGCTGGCGCGACGAGGACGGCACGAGCCGCGACGCAGCCGTCGTGCTCGCCGCCGCCGGGTCGCGCGACCCCGACTCGGACGTCGACGCGCGCCGCACCGCCGCCATGCTCAGCGACCGCCTCGGCGGAGTGCCCGTCGTGCCCGCCTACGCCTCGGCGGCCACCCCCGACGTGCCCACCGCCCTGCGCGCGCTCGCCGCCCGCGGCCGCCACCGGGTGGCCCTCGCCTCGTACTTCACCGCCCCCGGCCGGTTCGCGACCGTCTCGGCCGCCGCCGCCCCGGGCATCGCCGCCGCCCCGCTCGGCGCGCACCCCGCGATGGCACGCCTCCTGCTGCACCGCTACGACCGGGCCCTGACCGGCACCGCGCCCGCCCACGCACCCCTGGCGCAGCCGCACCTCCTCGCCACCGCCTGA
- a CDS encoding ElyC/SanA/YdcF family protein, with translation MRLRTPGGLRRAGRAVLGALTAARPRLPRTRRGQRWLAQALMVVCAVALAPAAWLHTAADARVRTAADAPAREVAVVFGAGLWEGRPSPYLAHRLDTAAELYRAGKVRALLVTGDNSRAEYDEPDAMRTYLTARGVPDGRIVSDYAGFDTWDSCVRAKKIFGVDRAVLVSQGFHIRRAIALCRSAGIDAYGVGADDVHDVTWYYGGTREVFAAGKALLDVVFEPDPHFLGPREPGVADALAGDLTAAGGAG, from the coding sequence ATGCGGTTGAGGACACCGGGAGGGCTCCGCCGTGCGGGGCGCGCGGTGCTGGGAGCGCTCACCGCCGCGCGGCCGCGGCTGCCGCGGACCCGGCGGGGGCAGCGGTGGCTGGCGCAGGCGCTGATGGTCGTCTGCGCGGTGGCGCTGGCGCCCGCGGCCTGGCTGCACACCGCGGCCGACGCCAGGGTGCGGACGGCGGCCGACGCCCCGGCGCGGGAGGTCGCCGTGGTGTTCGGGGCGGGGCTGTGGGAGGGCCGGCCGTCGCCGTATCTCGCGCACCGGCTGGACACCGCCGCCGAGCTGTACAGGGCGGGCAAGGTCCGGGCCCTGCTGGTCACCGGGGACAACAGCCGCGCGGAGTACGACGAACCGGACGCCATGCGCACGTATCTCACGGCGCGCGGGGTGCCGGACGGCCGGATCGTCAGCGACTACGCGGGCTTCGACACCTGGGACTCCTGCGTCCGGGCCAAGAAGATATTCGGGGTCGACCGGGCCGTCCTGGTGAGCCAGGGCTTCCACATACGGCGGGCGATCGCGCTGTGCCGCTCGGCGGGGATCGACGCGTACGGGGTGGGAGCCGACGACGTACACGACGTCACCTGGTACTACGGCGGGACGCGGGAGGTGTTCGCGGCGGGCAAGGCGCTCCTGGACGTGGTGTTCGAGCCGGACCCGCACTTCCTGGGGCCGCGTGAGCCGGGGGTGGCGGACGCGCTCGCGGGTGACCTCACGGCGGCGGGCGGGGCGGGCTGA
- a CDS encoding molybdopterin oxidoreductase family protein yields MARTETSTHCPYCALQCGMKLRPVTDGGVVEVVERTEFPVNRGALCGKGRTAPAVLAAGVRLTGPLVRGESGELAPASWDEALERIADGLRGTRAEHGADAVGVFGGGGLTNEKAYALGKFARVVLGTSQIDYNGRFCMSSAAAAHQRAFGLDRGLPFPLEDIPRTGCVILVGSNLAETMPPALRYLTELRENGGRLIVIDPRRTRTAEQADLHLAPRPGTDLALALGMLHLVVADGRVDEEFVRDRTSGWDEARAGAMAHWPELVERLTGVPVPQLREAVEMFCGAGSGMVLTARGPEQQSKGTDTVGAWINLCLATGRAGRPLSGYGCLTGQGNGQGGREHGQKADQLPGYRKLTDPSARRHVAGVWGVDPDALPGPGRSAYELLDALGRDVRSLLVMGSNPVVSAPHAGHVEERLKSLDFLAVADVVLSETAALADVVLPVTQWAEESGTTTSLEGRVLLRQRAVTPPEGVRSDLEVLNALAGLLGHGKGFPADPEEVFDELRRASAGGPADYAGITYARIAAEDGVFWPCPDEEHAGTPRLFLERFATDDGRARFVPVTHRAAAEETDAEYPVVLTTGRVVSQYQSGAQTRRVAELNAAAPGPFVELHPRLAERIGVAEGEDVAVTSRRGRAVAPARITVAIRQDTVFMPFHWPGAGRANSLTNPALDPVSRMPEFKVCAVRVEAAG; encoded by the coding sequence ATGGCCCGCACCGAGACGTCCACCCACTGCCCGTACTGCGCGCTCCAGTGCGGGATGAAGCTGCGACCGGTCACCGACGGCGGGGTGGTCGAGGTCGTGGAGCGTACGGAATTCCCCGTCAACCGGGGAGCCTTGTGCGGCAAGGGGCGTACGGCTCCCGCCGTGCTCGCCGCGGGGGTCCGGCTGACGGGGCCCCTCGTGCGCGGCGAGAGCGGTGAGCTGGCGCCGGCGAGCTGGGACGAGGCGCTGGAGAGGATCGCGGACGGGCTGCGCGGGACGCGCGCGGAGCACGGCGCGGACGCCGTGGGCGTCTTCGGCGGGGGTGGGCTCACCAACGAGAAGGCGTACGCCCTCGGGAAGTTCGCCCGGGTGGTGCTCGGCACCTCGCAGATCGACTACAACGGCCGCTTCTGCATGTCGTCGGCGGCCGCCGCGCACCAGCGGGCCTTCGGTCTCGACCGCGGGCTGCCGTTCCCGCTGGAGGACATCCCGCGGACCGGGTGCGTGATCCTGGTCGGCTCGAATCTCGCGGAGACGATGCCGCCCGCGCTGCGCTATCTGACGGAGCTGCGGGAGAACGGCGGTCGGCTGATCGTCATCGATCCGCGCCGGACCAGAACCGCCGAGCAGGCGGATCTCCACCTGGCGCCCCGGCCGGGCACCGACCTCGCCCTGGCGCTGGGGATGCTGCATCTGGTCGTGGCGGACGGGCGGGTGGACGAGGAGTTCGTCCGTGACAGGACGAGCGGGTGGGACGAGGCCAGGGCAGGCGCCATGGCGCACTGGCCGGAACTGGTGGAGCGCCTCACCGGGGTGCCGGTGCCGCAGCTGCGCGAGGCCGTGGAGATGTTCTGCGGGGCGGGGAGCGGCATGGTGCTCACCGCTCGGGGCCCCGAGCAGCAGTCGAAGGGGACGGACACGGTCGGGGCGTGGATCAACCTCTGCCTGGCCACCGGCCGGGCGGGACGGCCGCTGTCCGGGTACGGCTGCCTGACCGGCCAGGGCAACGGCCAGGGCGGCCGGGAGCACGGCCAGAAGGCCGACCAGCTGCCCGGCTACCGCAAGCTCACCGATCCGTCCGCGCGTCGCCATGTGGCCGGGGTCTGGGGCGTCGACCCCGATGCGCTGCCGGGGCCGGGGCGCAGTGCGTACGAGCTGCTGGACGCGCTGGGGCGGGATGTGCGGTCGCTGCTGGTCATGGGCTCCAACCCGGTCGTGTCGGCGCCGCACGCGGGGCACGTCGAGGAGCGGCTGAAGTCGCTGGACTTCCTGGCGGTCGCGGATGTGGTGCTGTCGGAGACCGCGGCGCTGGCCGATGTGGTGCTGCCGGTGACGCAGTGGGCGGAGGAGAGCGGTACGACGACCAGCCTGGAGGGCCGGGTGCTGCTCCGGCAGCGCGCGGTCACCCCGCCGGAGGGGGTGCGCAGCGATCTGGAGGTGCTGAACGCGCTGGCCGGCCTCCTGGGGCACGGGAAGGGTTTCCCGGCCGATCCGGAGGAGGTCTTCGACGAGCTGCGGAGGGCCTCGGCGGGCGGCCCCGCCGACTACGCGGGCATCACCTACGCCCGGATCGCGGCGGAGGACGGGGTGTTCTGGCCCTGCCCGGACGAGGAGCACGCCGGGACGCCGAGGCTGTTCCTGGAGCGGTTCGCCACGGACGACGGCCGGGCCCGGTTCGTCCCCGTCACGCACCGGGCCGCCGCGGAGGAGACCGACGCGGAGTACCCGGTGGTGCTGACCACCGGGCGGGTCGTGTCCCAGTACCAGTCGGGGGCGCAGACCCGCCGGGTGGCCGAGCTGAACGCGGCCGCCCCCGGCCCGTTCGTGGAGCTGCATCCCCGGCTCGCCGAGCGGATCGGGGTGGCCGAGGGCGAGGACGTGGCGGTCACCTCGCGGCGGGGGCGGGCGGTGGCACCGGCGCGGATCACCGTGGCGATCCGGCAGGACACCGTGTTCATGCCGTTCCACTGGCCGGGCGCGGGCCGGGCCAACTCCTTGACGAACCCGGCGCTGGACCCGGTGTCGCGCATGCCGGAGTTCAAGGTGTGCGCCGTGCGGGTGGAGGCCGCCGGCTGA
- a CDS encoding gamma-glutamylcyclotransferase family protein, giving the protein MTGVRLPFFVYGTLLPGEPNHDRFLRGRTRGERRAVLPGTLLYEGPGYPYAIDGHGTVHGTLVTAVPGAYAELLGLLDDLEQYLGPDDPRNLYERVVRRAVPAPPPEANGPAGPAGPAGPAGPAGSAERGSAERGSVERGSAEPVRAWVYLAATAVARSLRTGGTPVPGGDWLSRRPPPARRTP; this is encoded by the coding sequence GTGACAGGCGTCCGGCTGCCCTTCTTCGTGTACGGCACGCTGCTCCCGGGGGAGCCCAACCACGACCGGTTCCTCCGGGGCCGCACCCGTGGGGAACGGCGGGCCGTGCTCCCGGGCACCCTCCTCTACGAGGGCCCGGGCTACCCGTACGCGATCGACGGCCACGGAACCGTCCACGGCACGCTGGTCACCGCCGTGCCCGGGGCGTACGCGGAGCTGCTCGGGCTCCTGGACGACCTGGAGCAGTACCTGGGGCCGGACGACCCGCGCAATCTGTACGAGCGGGTGGTCCGCCGGGCCGTCCCCGCACCGCCGCCGGAAGCGAACGGTCCGGCCGGTCCGGCCGGTCCGGCCGGTCCGGCCGGTCCGGCCGGGTCCGCCGAGCGCGGGTCCGCCGAGCGCGGTTCCGTCGAACGCGGTTCCGCCGAGCCCGTGCGCGCCTGGGTGTACCTCGCGGCCACGGCCGTCGCCCGCTCCCTGCGCACCGGCGGCACACCCGTACCGGGCGGCGACTGGCTCAGCCGGCGGCCTCCACCCGCACGGCGCACACCTTGA